TTGCCAAGCGAGCTCTTCTTATTGGGTGACTCAGAAGGTGGAAGTTGGATACAAAAAGGAAGAGGTTGTGATTCTGAGGTTGAGCAATGGATGCATTAAGAAAACAAGCCAGCAAGATCAGAGAACAAGTCGCAAGACAGGTGAAAAAGCTTCCTACTTTGGTTTGATTTGTTGGGTTTCTGGTGAATCAATCAATCAATCAATAAAAGGGGACACCTTTTTAAGATCGATGACTTTCGACTTACTGTGTACTTTGGTGGATCTGAGTTGTGCCTTTGAATTTATTGTGATTGTGATATGGATATTCTGATTTGGCAATTAGGGTTGCTCATGTCTTGTTATGTCAATATCAGAAATTTAATGATTGAATTTTTTTGTATTCACATTTATGAGCAGTGGAAGTTGAAAGATTTTGTAAGGTCTCACTGGTGACAATTGTCGGGAAACAAAAGGAACATATAAAAAAAGAATGTACTAGAATAAAATATCAGGAATGAAAAGGAATGGTTGTTTTTTATCAAATTTAACAAGGAATAATTTTGTTCTTTAATTCGCTACGAAAAAGAGAATGAAAGAGAATAAGAGGGAATTATTATTACTTGTGAATGATAATTTTTTTTAGGAACGTTAGGGAATGCATTATTCCTCGCCGTTCCCTGGTCACCATTCATACCCGTAGTCACTGGTTATCTCAGAGAATTTGACATATAATGTGTCCCATGCGTTTGCATAACGCTGCTTGTGTTTCAAGCTAATGTCAAGTTGTTTTGTGTGCTGCCTGTTACAAATGACCATGAGATAGGGTGTTTGTTTGTTCCTCGTGTTTGAGGTTTAAGTAGTTAGCTGACTTAAGTTTTGTGGTGGAATGGTTAAGGCTGTCTTCAAGCAATTTGGAGGAGGAGGACATGGCTCTGGTTTATCGGATGATGCCGAACTCCATCAGCATCAGAAACTAGAAAAGCTTTACATATCCACCCGTGCTGCCAAGGTTTTTACTTGAAAAAAGCCTTTTTGACTTTTTGAGGTTTTGTATACTATCGATTTGGACTTATTTGCATTCTGCATTTCCAGCATTACCAAAGAGATATTGTTTGTGGCGTGGAAGGTTATATAGTCACCGGTTCAAAACAAGTTGAAATTGGTGATTTATTGACCCTTGAGTCTGAGTGTTGATTTATGGAATCTTATTTTATCTGTTATAGGCTTAAATTTGGTCACATGCCTGCCTTTCATTGTGTACTCATTGTTCCTCAGGGACGAAGCTCTCTGAGGATAGCAGGAAGTATGGTTCAGAGAACACATGTACAAATGGTAACGTATTAACAAGGGCTGCACTGAGCTACGGACGTGCTCGGGCGCAAATGGAGCAGGAGCGTGGGAATATGTTGAAGGCTCTTGGTACACAGGTTTGTCTTTCTCATCATCCATCAAAGTGCTAAGCATTTGTACACAAAGAACTTCTTGACATCGTACAATCACATTCACATGTCAATCTGGTAATATTTAACCTGAAACTGTTAGGTTGCTGAGCCATTACGGGCAATGGTCTTGGGAGCTCCACTGGAAGATGCTAGACATCTTGCTCAACGTTATGACAGAATGCGCCAAGAAGCTGAAGCTCAGGTACCACAGAAAGATAATACCATGAAGCAATTTGATTATCTTTCATAGAAGAAATATGAGTGTTTTCCTCTTTCTAGAACTTGACATTTGTTATCACTAGCATCATCTGCCCGTTTTAAATCTAAACAGGCTACAGAAGTTGCCAGACGCCAAGCAAAGGCGAGAGAGTCTCAAGGCAATCCTGACATATTCATGAAACTTGAATCTGCTGAAGCAAAACTTCAAGATCTAAAGTCGAATATGAGTATATTGGGGAAGGAAGCCGCTTCTGCTTTGTCTTCCGTTGAAGATCAACAACAAAAACTGACTCTTGAACGACTTATTTCAATGGTAGCGTGATTGGTTTATAAGCTCCGTTTTTATGTCAACATTGATTTCCTTACCCATATGCGCTTCTTCTTCGAAAACAACTATATTGTTCATTCCTTATCTCAAGGTTGAATCCGAACGTGGCTACCATCAAAGAGTCCTCCAAATACTTGATCAGCTAGAAGGAGAGGTTGGTGTTCATTAGTTTTACAGCTTTCAACTTCCTGTCACAGTGATAGTAGTATTGTTGAACAGTCAATTCATCATTATATGAGTCAACTAAGGGAAAAAATAATTGAACATTCTTTGAATGTACAGATGGTATCTGAGAGGCAACGTATTGAAGCCCCCACTACTCCCTCGAGTACAGACAATATGCCGCCGCCACCATCATATGAGGAAGCGAATGGAGTGTTTGCATCTTCTCACATGCATGCCACGCCAACAGATAGCATGAGTTACTTCTTAGGAGAGGTATGCTACTCAGCGTTTAATGTCATCTACGGCTTTTGTTTTTTTCTCTCACAAATGTCCGATACCTTCCTTTGCGAGTTAAAACTTTGTGTACTTACTGATAGTAAAAGTTTCAAATAAATATAGGGATTAGAATTTTATTAATCAAATGTTATAAACTGTTTCTGATTGGAGAAGCGAAAGAGAAACTACATCTAGATTTATATTGCTTCACTGTAACATATTATTAACATTTTCAGGTCTTGTTCCCATATCACGGTGTGACAAATGTCGAGCTAAGCTTATCAACTGGTGAACACGTTGTTGTTAGAAAGGTTTGATAGTAAACCAACAATGTCTCTTTTATTTTCACATGTAATTGTGTGATAACACATTTGTCTGTTGGTCACTGTCAGGTAACAGGCAGCGGATGGGCAGAAGGTGAATGCAAAGGCAAAGCGGGTTGGTTCCCTTATGAGTACATTGAAAGACGGGAACGAGTTCTTGCTAGCAAAGTCTCTGAAGTCTTTTGAGACTTAAAAAAAATTGAAGGTAACATTGTGGTTCTCTTTGTTGGTTATGGTTGTGTAGAAGAATTGTGTGTGTTCTGTACTGTAGAGAGAAAAGATCCAGCGGCTAAACAGAAGTCCATGTTCATGAGGTTAAGCGTTGATGCGGATTCCTTGAATAAGAGGTTGTTCAATCTTTGGGTATCATATCAATATTGTATTTGAATCCTTTATGTATCTATCATCTTCTCATGTGAATAGACTTCCTTTTTGAGTTTTAACTGTAGACTTTTGTCCAATTACTTTCACATATTGTTTCATCATATTGATTCATTTATTCAGACTTTGGTCGTACAAATGTGCGTGTACATGGCAGTGTTTGTTCAGTTTTACGCAAATGTTCATGTTGGAATCTGGTGCTTGTACATTTATCTACGTGCAACTCAAAACCAAAGTTTAGTTTCCACTATGAATTCCGGAAAACAAAAAATCATTGGCAGTATATATATTTTTTACCTGAACATAAACAAGGGAGATACATGACATGAAGAAAGGTAAGGTATGATTATTCAAAGTACATGGGTTTAGACCAAACCAAGTATAAAACTCTCTTTGTTCTGGAAATAATCTTGAATAGGAATTTAGTTCTAAGAAAAGAGAGTGGTACCAACAAGAATGAAACTAGGAATCGCACTGTCCATCACTGGTCACTCAGTTTGCTCTGAGATATGCAAAGACTATGGCAAGTAGAATCACAACCATTACAATCTGCAATTTTCCGGATAGAGAAAAAGAGGATGATGATGATAAGTAATGTATCTACTAAAACAAAGAGAGATATACTTCTATGGAAAAAGAGGAATATGTAGACTTACATAGACATTGTATGATTGTCCTTTGTCATTAATATAAGATTTTCTGTGAGGAAGAGAGGCACAGCAGATTCATCAGAAACCCAAAACCAAAAAATTAAGATAATTCTATCCTCTTCTGGACTAGTTTCTTAGTGAGACATCTTTTGAATTTCAAACGCAAAAGCAGAAGAAAAAAGGACAAATATTTTGTACCTCTTATGAAGGACTCCAGTGTCTCTGCAGACTTTCTGAACTGCTTCAAGCCGGTTTAGCGTCATACTGGCATTCGGATCGTT
The DNA window shown above is from Brassica oleracea var. oleracea cultivar TO1000 chromosome C3, BOL, whole genome shotgun sequence and carries:
- the LOC106331514 gene encoding endophilin-A2-like; the encoded protein is MDALRKQASKIREQVARQAVFKQFGGGGHGSGLSDDAELHQHQKLEKLYISTRAAKHYQRDIVCGVEGYIVTGSKQVEIGTKLSEDSRKYGSENTCTNGNVLTRAALSYGRARAQMEQERGNMLKALGTQVAEPLRAMVLGAPLEDARHLAQRYDRMRQEAEAQATEVARRQAKARESQGNPDIFMKLESAEAKLQDLKSNMSILGKEAASALSSVEDQQQKLTLERLISMVESERGYHQRVLQILDQLEGEMVSERQRIEAPTTPSSTDNMPPPPSYEEANGVFASSHMHATPTDSMSYFLGEVLFPYHGVTNVELSLSTGEHVVVRKVTGSGWAEGECKGKAGWFPYEYIERRERVLASKVSEVF